From the Myripristis murdjan chromosome 14, fMyrMur1.1, whole genome shotgun sequence genome, one window contains:
- the nectin3b gene encoding nectin-3-like protein isoform X2 has product MLLSCHWTYPANQGKTALLHLFLCTISGVWGSQVVVPQKVNAVLGKNVTLECRVEVGANLTLTQSSWEHRLPSGSVTVAVYNPEFGISIPPEFLHRLYFRSPSSHDATIILEDVGFADVGVYTCKVATFPLGNTQASTTVSVLVEPKVYVSAGSVALIDGGNETVVATCIAERARPPAEVSWESNLFGQSEVQLFDEASGTISTHVRYLWQPTRHVQGHALTCVVRHPALPTDFRIPYQLNVQFAPDISVVGYDGDWYVGRENVQMTCKANANPPAHHFRWIRLDSEMPEGVEIINNTLLFLRPLHRNDSGVYRCEVANDINLRSRDVRILIQDQSQEQRSNSIAVAGAVMGAVLSLFLIAVFTIVILTARKAPAPTFTDKVIDLPPTHKPPPPYTERPPVIPLGVHASQVAWLCQARRAEHRNEPADRVPTRPAQQGTQHCTQQLSCPGWVCHQSGTDLVYINHREHYV; this is encoded by the exons ggGTGTGGGGCAGTCAGGTGGTGGTGCCCCAGAAGGTGAACGCTGTCCTGGGGAAGAATGTGACACTAGAGTGCAGGGTAGAGGTGGGTGCAAACCTAACTCTTACCCAGAGCTCCTGGGAGCACCGTCTGCCTTCCGGCTCCGTCACAGTAGCGGTCTACAACCCAGAGTTTGgcatctccatccctccagaGTTTCTCCATCGCTTGTATTTTCGTTCACCCTCCTCCCATGATGCCACCATCATATTAGAGGACGTGGGCTTTGCTGACGTTGGAGTCTACACCTGCAAGGTGGCCACATTTCCTCTGGGAAACACTCAGGCCTCCACCACTGTCAGTGTACTTG TGGAGCCCAAGGTGTATGTGTCTGCAGGTTCTGTTGCCCTGATCGACGGTGGCAATGAAACAGTAGTGGCCACCTGTATTGCCGAGCGGGCCCGGCCTCCAGCTGAGGTGTCCTGGGAGTCCAATCTTTTCGGTCAGTCAGAAGTGCAGCTGTTCGACGAGGCCAGTGGCACCATCAGCACGCATGTGCGCTACCTCTGGCAGCCCACCCGCCACGTCCAGGGCCACGCCCTCACCTGTGTGGTCCGACACCCTGCTCTGCCGACTGACTTCAGGATCCCCTACCAGCTCAATGTGCAGT TCGCCCCTGATATCTCAGTTGTGGGGTACGATGGAGATTGGTATGTGGGCCGGGAGAACGTTCAGATGACCTGCAAAGCCAACGCAAACCCACCAGCCCATCACTTCAGATGGAtcag ATTGGACAGCGAAATGCCAGAAGGGGTGGAAATAATCAACAACACGTTGCTCTTCCTGCGTCCCCTTCATCGGAATGACTCTGGCGTTTACAGGTGTGAGGTTGCCAATGACATCAACCTCCGCAGCAGAGACGTGCGCATCCTCATACAAG ACCAGTCTCAGGAGCAGAGGTCAAACTCCATCGCTGTGGCAGGAGCTGTGATGGGTGCagtcctctccctcttcctcatcGCAGTCTTCACCATCGTCATCCTCACGGCTCGCAAGGCCCCGGCACCGACTTTCACCGACAAAGT GATCGACCTTCCTCCAACACACAAACCACCCCCTCCCTACACTGAGAGACCCCCGGTTATTCCTCTGGGTGTCCACGCCTCACAGGTGGCCTGGCTTTGCcag GCTCGCAGGGCAGAGCACAGGAATGAGCCGGCTGACAGAGTACCCACAAGGCCGGCGCAGCAGGGGACCCAGCACTGTACTCAGCAGCTGTCCTGTCCGGGGTGGGTGTGTCATCAGAGTGGGACAGACCTTGTCTACATCAATCACCGTGAACACTATGTGTGA
- the nectin3b gene encoding nectin-3-like protein isoform X1, whose product MLLSCHWTYPANQGKTALLHLFLCTISGVWGSQVVVPQKVNAVLGKNVTLECRVEVGANLTLTQSSWEHRLPSGSVTVAVYNPEFGISIPPEFLHRLYFRSPSSHDATIILEDVGFADVGVYTCKVATFPLGNTQASTTVSVLVEPKVYVSAGSVALIDGGNETVVATCIAERARPPAEVSWESNLFGQSEVQLFDEASGTISTHVRYLWQPTRHVQGHALTCVVRHPALPTDFRIPYQLNVQFAPDISVVGYDGDWYVGRENVQMTCKANANPPAHHFRWIRLDSEMPEGVEIINNTLLFLRPLHRNDSGVYRCEVANDINLRSRDVRILIQDPPTMPSTITAPILTGAASSTSVDDKRHILLSSPTLEALPESNLGSIVGGAVGGALFLLLLLCLAGVCYLRKQQTFHGNYYTKQYLGPADLQKAPAQQHELHPTKASSSLRQQDHDREEWGDRQLKQERDRERRHHGNHNGEEYFSNGYTRAMRESSHHNNHHKHHHEHPHYSSPQQTGRARYPPPTKPLTNGSPYLSDDCYDSGPEGDYVSHTDGSVISRREWYV is encoded by the exons ggGTGTGGGGCAGTCAGGTGGTGGTGCCCCAGAAGGTGAACGCTGTCCTGGGGAAGAATGTGACACTAGAGTGCAGGGTAGAGGTGGGTGCAAACCTAACTCTTACCCAGAGCTCCTGGGAGCACCGTCTGCCTTCCGGCTCCGTCACAGTAGCGGTCTACAACCCAGAGTTTGgcatctccatccctccagaGTTTCTCCATCGCTTGTATTTTCGTTCACCCTCCTCCCATGATGCCACCATCATATTAGAGGACGTGGGCTTTGCTGACGTTGGAGTCTACACCTGCAAGGTGGCCACATTTCCTCTGGGAAACACTCAGGCCTCCACCACTGTCAGTGTACTTG TGGAGCCCAAGGTGTATGTGTCTGCAGGTTCTGTTGCCCTGATCGACGGTGGCAATGAAACAGTAGTGGCCACCTGTATTGCCGAGCGGGCCCGGCCTCCAGCTGAGGTGTCCTGGGAGTCCAATCTTTTCGGTCAGTCAGAAGTGCAGCTGTTCGACGAGGCCAGTGGCACCATCAGCACGCATGTGCGCTACCTCTGGCAGCCCACCCGCCACGTCCAGGGCCACGCCCTCACCTGTGTGGTCCGACACCCTGCTCTGCCGACTGACTTCAGGATCCCCTACCAGCTCAATGTGCAGT TCGCCCCTGATATCTCAGTTGTGGGGTACGATGGAGATTGGTATGTGGGCCGGGAGAACGTTCAGATGACCTGCAAAGCCAACGCAAACCCACCAGCCCATCACTTCAGATGGAtcag ATTGGACAGCGAAATGCCAGAAGGGGTGGAAATAATCAACAACACGTTGCTCTTCCTGCGTCCCCTTCATCGGAATGACTCTGGCGTTTACAGGTGTGAGGTTGCCAATGACATCAACCTCCGCAGCAGAGACGTGCGCATCCTCATACAAG ATCCTCCCACCATGCCCTCTACCATTACTGCACCCATCTTAACCGGCGCTGCCTCCTCCACTTCAGTGGACGATAAGCGCCACATCCTCCTCAGCTCCCCCACACTTGAAGCCCTACCTGAGAGTAATCTTGGCTCCATAGTGGGCGGGGCTGTGGGAGGGGCCTTGTTCCTGCTATTGCTGTTATGTCTTGCCGGCGTCTGTTACCTACGGAAACAGCAAACCTTCCATGGAAACTACTATACCAAGCAGTACCTGGGCCCTGCCGACCTTCAGAAAGCGCCCGCGCAGCAGCACGAACTCCACCCCACCAAGGCCAGCAGCAGCCTCCGCCAACAAGACCACGACCGAGAGGAGTGGGGCGACCGCCAGCTCAAACAGGAGCGTGACCGCGAGCgtcgtcaccatggcaaccacaatGGAGAGGAGTACTTTTCTAACGGCTACACTAGGGCAATGAGGGAGAGCAGTCACCATAACAATCACCATAAGCATCACCATGAGCACCCACATTATTCTAGTCCACAGCAGACGGGGCGAGCCAGGTACCCTCCTCCAACAAAACCACTGACCAACGGCTCCCCCTACTTGTCAGATGACTGCTACGACAGCGGGCCCGAGGGCGACTACGTGTCCCACACGGATGGCTCCGTCATCTCTCGTAGGGAGTGGTACGTTTGA